In Sphingomonas phyllosphaerae, one DNA window encodes the following:
- a CDS encoding cystathionine gamma-synthase family protein, which produces MTKPTEDDLTGVETRRSPKAEVDSIGGRKLKPATLMMGHGYDPALSEGALKPPVFLTSTFVFPNAAAGKRHFEGVTGKRPGGAEGLVYSRFNGPNQEILEDRLGIWEGAEDALTFSSGMSAIATLFLSLVRPGDTIVHSGPLYAATETLIARVLGRFGVNWLDFPAGATREEIDAVMKQANDAGRVALIYLESPANPTNALVDVEAVRASRDAIFANAEELPPIAIDNTFLGPLWSQPLQHGADAVVYSLTKYAGGHSDLVAGAVLGAKPLINTIRAMRNTIGTICDPNTAWMLMRSLETLELRMSRAGENAAKVCAFLRDHDKVERVGYLGFLAEAEGRQADIYRRHCTGGGSTFSLYLKGGEPEAFRFLDALKIAKLAVSLGGTETLASHPAGMTHLSVADERKQALGITDNLVRISIGVEDADDLVADMEQALAAI; this is translated from the coding sequence ATGACCAAGCCGACCGAAGACGATCTGACCGGCGTCGAGACGCGCCGCTCGCCCAAGGCCGAGGTCGACTCGATCGGCGGGCGCAAGCTCAAGCCCGCGACGCTGATGATGGGGCACGGCTACGACCCCGCGCTGTCCGAGGGCGCGCTAAAGCCGCCGGTGTTCCTAACGTCGACCTTCGTCTTTCCCAATGCCGCGGCGGGCAAGCGCCATTTCGAGGGCGTCACCGGCAAGCGCCCCGGGGGCGCGGAAGGACTGGTCTATTCGCGCTTCAACGGCCCCAATCAGGAAATCCTCGAGGACCGGCTCGGCATCTGGGAAGGCGCGGAGGATGCACTGACCTTCTCCAGCGGCATGTCGGCGATCGCCACGCTTTTTCTTTCTCTTGTCCGCCCCGGCGACACGATCGTCCACTCCGGCCCGCTCTATGCCGCCACCGAGACGCTGATCGCGCGCGTCCTCGGCCGCTTCGGGGTCAATTGGCTCGACTTTCCGGCGGGCGCGACCCGCGAGGAGATCGACGCGGTCATGAAGCAGGCGAACGATGCCGGCCGCGTCGCGCTGATCTATCTCGAAAGCCCCGCCAACCCGACCAATGCGCTGGTCGATGTCGAGGCGGTGCGCGCCAGCCGCGACGCGATCTTCGCGAATGCGGAGGAACTGCCGCCGATCGCGATCGACAATACCTTCCTCGGCCCGCTCTGGTCGCAGCCGCTCCAGCACGGCGCCGACGCGGTGGTCTACAGCCTGACCAAATATGCCGGCGGCCATTCCGATCTGGTCGCGGGCGCGGTGCTGGGGGCGAAGCCGCTCATCAACACGATCCGCGCGATGCGCAACACGATCGGCACGATCTGCGACCCGAACACTGCGTGGATGCTGATGCGCAGCCTCGAGACGCTGGAGCTGCGGATGAGCCGTGCGGGCGAGAATGCCGCCAAGGTCTGCGCCTTCCTGCGCGACCACGACAAGGTCGAGCGCGTCGGCTATCTCGGCTTCCTCGCGGAGGCCGAGGGACGTCAGGCCGATATCTATCGCCGCCATTGCACCGGCGGCGGCTCGACCTTCTCGCTCTACCTCAAGGGCGGCGAGCCCGAGGCGTTCCGCTTCCTCGACGCGCTGAAGATCGCCAAGCTGGCGGTCAGCCTCGGCGGCACCGAAACGCTCGCCAGCCATCCGGCCGGCATGACGCATCTGTCCGTCGCCGACGAACGCAAGCAGGCGCTGGGCATCACCGACAATCTCGTCCGCATCTCGATCGGTGTTGAGGACGCCGACGATCTGGTCGCCGACATGGAACAGGCGCTGGCGGCGAT
- the gloB gene encoding hydroxyacylglutathione hydrolase — translation MLEIVRVPVLSDNYAWLLHDGTQTVALDPGEAQPLLDAAAARGWTIGAVWLTHWHGDHVGGAAAIKQASGARVIGPAAERAKINALDDGVGEGDTVSLGAHRATVWHVPGHTAGHIAFHFADDGVIFTGDTLFAMGCGRLFEGTPAEMFANMQRYAALDDKTRVYCGHEYTRSNGRFALMVEPDNHALVTRMAEVDRLRAAGEPTIPTTIGAERATNPFLRASDVATFAERRLRKDQS, via the coding sequence ATGCTGGAGATCGTCCGCGTCCCCGTCCTGAGCGACAATTATGCGTGGCTACTGCACGACGGCACTCAGACCGTCGCGCTAGATCCGGGCGAGGCGCAGCCGCTGCTCGACGCGGCAGCGGCGCGCGGCTGGACGATCGGCGCGGTGTGGCTGACGCACTGGCACGGCGATCATGTCGGCGGCGCAGCGGCGATCAAGCAGGCGAGCGGCGCGCGGGTGATCGGCCCCGCGGCCGAGCGCGCGAAGATAAATGCGCTGGACGATGGCGTCGGCGAGGGCGACACCGTCTCGCTCGGCGCCCATCGCGCGACGGTCTGGCATGTCCCCGGCCACACCGCCGGGCATATCGCCTTCCATTTCGCCGACGATGGCGTGATCTTCACCGGCGACACGCTGTTCGCGATGGGCTGCGGCCGGCTCTTCGAGGGCACGCCCGCCGAGATGTTCGCGAACATGCAGCGCTACGCCGCGCTCGACGACAAGACGCGCGTCTATTGCGGGCACGAATATACGCGATCGAACGGCCGTTTCGCGCTGATGGTCGAGCCGGACAATCACGCGCTGGTGACGCGGATGGCTGAGGTCGACCGGCTTCGCGCCGCTGGCGAGCCGACGATCCCGACCACGATTGGCGCAGAGCGCGCGACCAATCCGTTCCTGCGTGCGTCCGATGTCGCCACCTTCGCCGAACGCCGCTTGCGCAAGGATCAGAGCTGA
- a CDS encoding VOC family protein, whose product MKYLHTMIRVSDPAATIAFFELLGLKEVRRIENEKGRFTLIFLATPEDMNAPGERANAEVELTHNWDPEDYTGGRNFGHLAYRVDDIYETCQRLLDHGYTIHRPPRDGHMAFVKTPDGISIELLQDGTLDPAEPWVSMPNTGTW is encoded by the coding sequence GTGAAATATCTGCACACGATGATCCGGGTCAGCGACCCCGCCGCGACGATCGCCTTCTTCGAGCTACTCGGGCTGAAAGAGGTGCGCCGCATCGAGAACGAGAAGGGCCGCTTCACGCTGATCTTCCTCGCGACGCCCGAGGACATGAACGCGCCGGGCGAGCGCGCCAACGCCGAGGTCGAACTGACCCACAATTGGGACCCGGAGGACTATACCGGCGGCCGCAACTTCGGCCATCTCGCCTACCGCGTCGACGATATCTACGAGACCTGCCAGCGCTTGCTCGACCACGGTTACACGATCCACCGCCCCCCGCGCGACGGGCATATGGCGTTCGTGAAGACTCCCGACGGCATCTCGATCGAGCTGTTGCAGGACGGCACGCTCGACCCCGCCGAGCCGTGGGTGTCGATGCCCAACACCGGGACGTGGTAA
- a CDS encoding alpha/beta hydrolase: MSIVTSQPPRPRLAYHHTQGTTPTIVFLPGYASDMTGSKAVALEEWAKAQGRAYLRFDYGGCGASEGKFEDQSLADWRDDALAMIDHVDGPVVLVGSSMGGWIALLAALARPERVAALVGIAPAPDFTDWGFSQDEKMYLLQHGRLERPNPYGPAPTVYTRRFWQSGEANRLMAGAIAFDGPVRLLQGQQDPDVPWHRTCRLAELIRSPHVQTWLVKDGDHRLSREDDLALLVRAIEDVVP, from the coding sequence ATGAGCATCGTCACATCGCAACCGCCGCGCCCGCGGCTCGCCTACCACCATACCCAAGGCACCACGCCGACGATCGTCTTCCTGCCCGGCTATGCCTCCGACATGACCGGCAGCAAGGCGGTCGCGCTGGAGGAATGGGCCAAGGCGCAGGGCCGCGCCTATCTCCGCTTCGATTACGGCGGCTGCGGCGCCAGCGAGGGCAAGTTCGAGGACCAGTCGCTCGCCGACTGGCGCGACGATGCACTGGCGATGATCGACCATGTCGACGGTCCAGTGGTGTTGGTCGGCTCGTCGATGGGCGGGTGGATCGCATTGCTCGCCGCACTGGCACGGCCCGAGCGCGTCGCGGCGCTGGTCGGCATTGCCCCCGCGCCCGACTTCACCGACTGGGGCTTCTCGCAGGACGAGAAGATGTACCTGCTCCAGCACGGTCGCCTCGAACGCCCCAACCCCTATGGCCCGGCGCCGACCGTCTACACGCGCCGCTTCTGGCAATCGGGCGAGGCGAACCGGCTGATGGCCGGCGCGATCGCCTTCGACGGCCCGGTGCGCTTGCTGCAGGGGCAGCAGGACCCCGACGTGCCGTGGCATCGCACCTGCCGGCTCGCCGAACTGATCCGCTCGCCGCACGTTCAGACGTGGTTGGTCAAGGACGGCGACCACCGGCTGTCACGCGAGGACGATCTCGCGTTGCTGGTCCGCGCCATCGAGGATGTGGTGCCCTAG
- a CDS encoding Mur ligase family protein, whose translation MHDGNVSGQRFFLVGIGGSGMMPLAMILKGRGAIVAGSDRGLDQGRVPAKFDGLRALGVELFAQDGSGVTSPDQIVVASAAVEDTVADIVAATRLGCRRLSRAELNAALFNAAAQPIGVAGTSGKSTVTGMIATILHAAGRDPTVMNGAVMKDFASTDRPFASALVGQGDPHVSEVDESDGSIALYRPQVAVLNNVSLDHKSLEELNRLFGDFIGHARVAVVNADNMDAARLAMALPPARVTRFSLADESADLFATDMVAEPFAIRFTLVATGQRVPVALKVPGRHNVSNALAAIGATRAAGMSLEQAVAGVEHFTGLRRRFDLVGEANGVAVIDDFGHNPDKIAATLDTLHAFPGRVIALFQPHGYGPLKVMRAELAAMFATHLRAEDLLVLPDPVYQGGTVSREVTSADIVHDVMIAGGHALHIPDRAAAAAHCVAQARPGDRIVVMGARDDTLSLLAGEMVRMLTG comes from the coding sequence ATGCATGACGGCAACGTATCGGGCCAGCGCTTCTTTCTGGTCGGGATCGGCGGATCGGGAATGATGCCGCTGGCGATGATCCTCAAGGGCCGCGGCGCGATCGTCGCGGGCAGCGACCGCGGGCTCGATCAGGGCCGCGTCCCCGCCAAGTTCGACGGCCTGCGCGCGCTCGGTGTCGAGCTGTTCGCGCAGGACGGCAGCGGCGTGACGTCGCCCGACCAGATCGTCGTCGCCTCCGCCGCCGTCGAGGACACTGTCGCCGACATCGTCGCCGCCACCCGGCTCGGCTGCCGCCGCCTGTCGCGCGCGGAGCTGAACGCCGCCTTGTTCAACGCCGCCGCGCAACCGATCGGCGTTGCGGGGACCAGCGGCAAGTCGACCGTCACCGGCATGATCGCGACGATCCTCCACGCTGCCGGGCGCGACCCGACCGTGATGAACGGCGCGGTGATGAAGGACTTCGCCAGCACCGACCGCCCGTTCGCCAGCGCGCTGGTCGGGCAGGGCGATCCCCATGTCAGCGAGGTCGACGAGAGCGATGGCTCGATCGCGCTCTATCGCCCGCAGGTCGCGGTGCTCAACAACGTCAGCCTCGACCATAAATCGCTCGAGGAGCTGAACCGCCTGTTCGGCGACTTCATCGGCCATGCGCGGGTCGCGGTGGTCAATGCCGACAACATGGACGCCGCCCGGCTCGCGATGGCGCTGCCGCCGGCACGGGTGACGCGCTTCTCGCTGGCCGATGAGAGCGCGGACCTCTTCGCGACCGACATGGTCGCCGAACCGTTCGCGATCCGCTTCACGCTTGTCGCGACCGGCCAGCGCGTGCCTGTCGCGCTAAAGGTGCCCGGCCGCCACAACGTGTCGAACGCCCTCGCGGCGATCGGCGCGACGCGCGCCGCCGGCATGTCGCTCGAACAGGCGGTGGCGGGTGTCGAGCACTTCACCGGTCTGCGCCGCCGCTTCGACCTCGTGGGGGAGGCGAACGGCGTCGCGGTGATCGACGACTTTGGCCACAACCCCGACAAGATCGCCGCGACCCTCGACACGCTCCACGCCTTTCCCGGCCGCGTGATCGCGCTGTTCCAGCCGCACGGCTACGGCCCGCTCAAGGTGATGCGCGCCGAACTCGCCGCGATGTTCGCCACCCACCTGCGCGCCGAAGACCTGCTCGTGCTACCCGATCCGGTCTATCAGGGCGGCACCGTGTCGCGCGAGGTGACCAGCGCCGACATCGTCCATGACGTGATGATTGCCGGCGGCCACGCGCTCCACATCCCCGACCGCGCGGCGGCGGCGGCGCACTGTGTGGCGCAAGCGCGGCCCGGCGACCGCATCGTCGTGATGGGCGCACGCGACGACACGCTGTCGCTGCTCGCGGGCGAGATGGTGCGGATGCTGACGGGCTGA
- a CDS encoding LD-carboxypeptidase, whose translation MRIGVLAASSVANPDVIAPVSAFAAVAYPEIDLVFHPQCYAQDGHFAGSDAVRAAAFLEFANDPAFDAIWFLRGGYGSNRLLATIMPQLGPAARTKTYLGYSDVGFLLGALYARRIGRAVHGPMASDIRRRDGDATVARSLGWLARGDRAGLEPGLDGRPAAAFNLSILAALIGTPYLPDLADHVLIVEEVSEAMYAIDRMLFTLGNATQLRSIAGVRLGAVTAVKDNEPDWSEPIEAMMTRWCRDLGVPYLGRAQIGHTQANHVVPFGVA comes from the coding sequence ATGCGGATCGGAGTGCTGGCGGCGAGCAGCGTCGCCAACCCGGACGTGATCGCGCCGGTGTCCGCCTTCGCGGCGGTCGCCTATCCCGAGATCGACCTCGTCTTTCACCCGCAATGCTATGCGCAGGACGGGCATTTCGCGGGATCGGACGCGGTGCGCGCGGCGGCGTTCCTCGAATTTGCCAACGATCCGGCGTTCGACGCGATCTGGTTCCTGCGCGGCGGCTATGGGTCGAACCGGTTGCTGGCGACGATCATGCCGCAGCTGGGGCCGGCGGCGCGGACCAAGACCTATCTCGGCTATTCCGACGTCGGCTTCCTGCTCGGCGCGCTGTACGCGCGGCGGATCGGGCGCGCGGTGCATGGGCCGATGGCGAGCGACATCCGGCGGCGTGACGGCGACGCGACGGTGGCGCGATCACTGGGGTGGCTGGCGCGGGGGGATCGTGCGGGGCTGGAGCCGGGGCTCGACGGCCGGCCGGCGGCGGCGTTCAACCTGTCGATCCTCGCGGCGCTGATCGGGACGCCGTATCTGCCCGATCTCGCCGACCATGTGCTGATCGTCGAGGAAGTGTCCGAGGCGATGTATGCGATCGACCGGATGCTGTTCACGCTTGGCAACGCCACGCAGCTGCGCAGCATCGCGGGCGTGCGGCTTGGGGCGGTGACGGCGGTGAAGGACAACGAGCCCGACTGGAGCGAGCCGATCGAGGCGATGATGACGCGCTGGTGCCGCGATCTGGGGGTACCGTATCTGGGACGCGCGCAGATCGGGCATACGCAGGCAAACCATGTCGTGCCGTTCGGGGTCGCGTGA